A window of Sphingobium herbicidovorans contains these coding sequences:
- the ubiA gene encoding 4-hydroxybenzoate octaprenyltransferase, translating into MSQTIVPDTQARGLLASLPPTPRALALLARFDRPIGWWLLFWPGAWAVGLAGGAGERWSLIFWLLLGSIAMRGAGCVFNDIVDRDLDRKVARTAARPLASGAISVKTAWAWLLLLCLAGLLVLLQLRLYAQIVSLGSLALVAAYPFMKRITGWPQVWLGLVFSWAALVGWSEVSGALTAPGMLLYCGTIFWVVGYDTIYALQDREDDALIGIGSSALSMGRHVRAGVMLCYLLSLLFWAAALWQVRPQLLVLAALLPMAVHLVWQVATLKEDGLDPLVKFRSNRFAGLLMFLGCLVVGSV; encoded by the coding sequence GTGAGCCAGACGATCGTCCCCGATACACAAGCTCGCGGTTTGCTGGCCAGTCTGCCGCCGACGCCGCGCGCGCTGGCGCTGCTCGCCCGTTTTGACCGGCCCATAGGGTGGTGGCTGCTCTTCTGGCCCGGCGCCTGGGCGGTAGGGCTTGCTGGCGGGGCAGGGGAGCGTTGGTCGCTCATTTTCTGGCTGCTCCTTGGCAGCATCGCCATGCGCGGCGCGGGCTGCGTCTTCAATGACATTGTCGATCGCGACCTCGACCGGAAGGTGGCGCGCACGGCTGCCCGTCCGCTCGCCAGCGGCGCCATTTCCGTCAAGACTGCATGGGCCTGGCTCCTTCTGCTTTGCCTCGCGGGCCTCCTCGTGCTTTTACAGCTTCGCCTTTATGCCCAAATCGTGTCGCTCGGCAGCCTGGCGCTCGTCGCCGCCTATCCGTTCATGAAGCGGATCACCGGTTGGCCGCAGGTCTGGCTCGGTCTGGTATTCTCCTGGGCCGCGCTTGTGGGCTGGAGCGAAGTCAGCGGCGCGCTCACTGCTCCGGGCATGCTGCTCTACTGCGGCACTATCTTCTGGGTTGTTGGTTATGACACCATCTATGCGCTTCAGGATCGGGAGGATGATGCGTTGATCGGTATCGGATCAAGCGCCCTGTCGATGGGTCGGCATGTCCGCGCGGGGGTGATGCTATGTTACCTCCTTTCCCTGTTATTCTGGGCAGCGGCTCTCTGGCAGGTCCGGCCGCAGTTGCTGGTTCTCGCCGCACTGCTGCCGATGGCCGTCCATCTTGTCTGGCAGGTTGCAACGCTCAAGGAGGACGGCCTCGATCCCCTGGTTAAATTCCGGTCCAACCGCTTTGCCGGGTTGCTGATGTTCCTGGGCTGCCTCGTGGTGGGCAGCGTATGA
- a CDS encoding 16S rRNA (uracil(1498)-N(3))-methyltransferase, producing the protein MTATPAWPPQSAPRLHVETQLGEGVAVPVDGNPAHYLISVMRIKADDIVLLFDGRSGEWAARVRDLRKRDLVLECVSRTRPLEDAPDFWLCCAPIKKGRIDLIAEKACELGVARLQPVLTRRAVVDKLNLDRLHAHLVEAAEQCGRTALPDLCAMVKLDALLRDWPGDRWLFFADETGGEPLVDALRTHPGAAAFLIGPEGGFDPAERGAIRAVTKAVPVSLGPRILRAETAAIAATAAWMTLNGDWQ; encoded by the coding sequence ATGACCGCAACCCCTGCCTGGCCGCCGCAAAGCGCCCCGCGTCTGCATGTCGAAACGCAGCTGGGCGAAGGCGTCGCCGTACCGGTCGATGGCAATCCGGCTCATTATCTGATCAGCGTCATGCGCATAAAGGCTGACGATATCGTGTTGCTGTTCGATGGGCGATCGGGCGAATGGGCGGCGCGGGTCCGCGACCTCCGGAAGCGCGATCTGGTGCTGGAATGCGTGAGCCGGACCAGGCCGCTGGAGGATGCGCCGGATTTCTGGCTGTGCTGCGCGCCAATCAAGAAGGGAAGGATCGACCTGATCGCCGAAAAGGCTTGCGAACTGGGTGTGGCGAGACTGCAACCGGTGCTGACCCGGCGCGCCGTCGTGGACAAGCTCAATCTCGACCGACTGCACGCCCATTTGGTCGAGGCGGCCGAACAGTGCGGGCGCACCGCGCTGCCGGACCTTTGCGCCATGGTGAAGCTGGATGCCCTGTTGCGCGATTGGCCCGGCGACCGCTGGCTTTTCTTCGCTGATGAGACGGGGGGCGAGCCGCTGGTGGATGCGCTGCGCACTCATCCCGGCGCTGCGGCCTTCCTGATCGGGCCGGAGGGGGGCTTTGATCCCGCCGAGCGGGGCGCGATCCGCGCCGTGACGAAGGCGGTGCCCGTATCGCTGGGGCCGCGCATATTGCGAGCGGAGACAGCAGCGATCGCCGCCACTGCTGCCTGGATGACACTGAACGGAGACTGGCAATAG
- a CDS encoding glutamate--cysteine ligase: MSTRTDSGGADPVIESREQLIAAFSKGEKPKERWRIGTEHEKFVYAKNDHHAPSYDEQGGIHTLLIGLTRYGWNPVFEGENIIALSGRDGTVSLEPAGQLELSGAPLENLHQTCMETERHLEQVKYVGDMLGLGFLGLGMWPDKRRDALPIMPKGRYDIMLRHMPRVGSMGLDMMLRTCTIQTNLDYSTEADMVQKFRVSLALQPLATALFANSPFTEGKPNGMLSYRSHIWSDTDPHRTGMLPFVFEEGFGYERYADYALDVPMYFVYRDGRYIDAAGLSFRDFLDGKLSVLPGQKPTEKDWEDHLSTAFPEVRLKSFLEMRGADGGRADRITALPAFWVGLLYEQGALDAAWDMVKDWSMEERQALRDAAPSQALDAPVPGGRKLRDIAGDVLDISRSGLKARARLNGAGDNETAYLAPLDEIAAAGRTHAEHLLERYHGEWAGDLSRIYAEESY, encoded by the coding sequence ATGAGCACCAGGACAGACTCAGGGGGCGCAGACCCCGTAATCGAGAGCCGCGAGCAGTTGATCGCGGCCTTTTCCAAAGGCGAAAAGCCCAAGGAACGCTGGCGCATCGGCACTGAGCATGAGAAGTTCGTGTATGCCAAGAACGACCATCACGCCCCATCCTATGACGAACAGGGCGGCATACATACGCTGTTGATCGGCCTTACGCGCTATGGCTGGAACCCGGTGTTCGAGGGCGAGAATATCATCGCGCTGTCGGGCCGCGATGGGACAGTCAGCCTCGAGCCCGCTGGACAACTCGAATTGTCGGGCGCCCCGCTCGAAAACCTGCACCAGACCTGCATGGAGACCGAGCGTCATCTGGAACAGGTGAAATATGTCGGCGACATGCTGGGCCTGGGTTTTCTGGGCCTGGGCATGTGGCCGGACAAGCGGCGGGACGCACTGCCGATCATGCCCAAGGGGCGCTACGACATCATGCTGCGCCACATGCCGCGCGTGGGCTCCATGGGCCTCGACATGATGCTGCGGACCTGCACCATCCAGACCAATCTCGACTATAGCACCGAAGCAGACATGGTGCAGAAGTTCCGCGTTTCGCTGGCTCTGCAACCGCTGGCGACGGCGCTGTTCGCAAATTCGCCCTTCACCGAGGGCAAGCCTAACGGCATGCTGTCCTATCGCAGCCATATCTGGTCCGATACCGATCCGCATCGCACAGGCATGCTGCCTTTCGTGTTCGAAGAAGGCTTCGGCTACGAACGCTATGCCGACTATGCGCTCGATGTGCCCATGTATTTCGTGTACCGGGACGGCCGCTATATCGATGCTGCGGGCCTTAGTTTCCGCGATTTCCTTGATGGAAAACTGTCCGTCCTGCCGGGCCAGAAGCCGACGGAAAAGGATTGGGAGGATCATCTGTCCACCGCCTTTCCCGAGGTACGGTTGAAGAGCTTCCTGGAAATGCGCGGGGCCGACGGCGGGCGCGCCGATCGGATCACCGCGCTCCCGGCATTCTGGGTCGGCCTGCTCTACGAACAGGGCGCGCTGGATGCGGCATGGGACATGGTCAAGGACTGGAGCATGGAAGAGCGGCAAGCGCTGCGCGACGCGGCGCCCAGTCAGGCCCTGGATGCCCCGGTGCCCGGCGGTCGCAAGCTGCGAGATATTGCTGGGGATGTTCTAGACATCAGCCGCAGCGGCCTGAAGGCGCGGGCGCGACTGAACGGCGCGGGCGACAACGAAACCGCCTATCTTGCGCCACTTGACGAGATCGCCGCCGCCGGGCGCACCCATGCCGAGCATCTGCTGGAACGCTATCATGGCGAATGGGCAGGCGACCTTTCCCGGATCTATGCCGAGGAAAGCTATTAG
- a CDS encoding methyltransferase family protein, whose product MPSQADSCPRSAVSHGVGLSGLAGLGLWTLVARHFGMNGPNAGLAAILACGLPMVLWSLLVDKVHRNPSTGIDWQGPPRAWRAVLDISLVKIAGLWATWMGIAIFYCLARWYWTGNYRFSMNLFMDAAPWLVLFSIPYVVWLDRRLVDPKDATYAFGLWVIGGAAGKPDMAQVADHARAWAVKGFFLAFMLSIVPGNFASVVDWRFDHVFANPVNLAAFLIAVMFMVDVCMATVGYLLTCKPLDSHIRSANPALAGWLAALICYPPFVLMGGGGPLDYHAGGAEWDVWTQGHTLLQWLLGGWLVLLTAVYAWATVVFGIRFSNLTHRGILTHGPYRWTRHPAYLSKNLFWWFSALPFLTVSGSLTDMVRNCAMLAVTNAVYYWRARTEEAHLLSDPHYRAYSEWMDRNGPVPRLVAWATGRGRTAPVPQPAE is encoded by the coding sequence ATGCCCAGCCAGGCCGATTCCTGTCCCCGTTCCGCCGTAAGCCATGGCGTAGGTCTCTCCGGTTTGGCGGGGCTGGGCCTGTGGACGCTCGTCGCGCGACATTTCGGCATGAACGGGCCTAATGCTGGCCTGGCAGCTATCCTGGCCTGCGGGCTGCCGATGGTCCTGTGGTCGTTGCTGGTGGACAAGGTGCACCGCAACCCGTCCACCGGCATAGATTGGCAGGGCCCGCCCCGCGCGTGGCGGGCCGTCCTGGACATTAGCTTGGTGAAGATCGCTGGTCTCTGGGCGACCTGGATGGGAATCGCGATCTTTTATTGTCTGGCGCGCTGGTATTGGACTGGCAATTATCGCTTTTCGATGAACCTGTTCATGGATGCAGCGCCGTGGCTCGTTTTATTCTCCATTCCATATGTTGTCTGGTTAGACAGGCGGCTTGTCGATCCTAAGGACGCCACCTACGCGTTCGGCCTTTGGGTGATCGGCGGAGCGGCGGGCAAGCCGGATATGGCGCAAGTCGCCGATCACGCCCGCGCGTGGGCGGTGAAGGGCTTCTTCCTTGCTTTCATGCTATCGATTGTGCCGGGAAACTTTGCCAGCGTCGTCGATTGGCGGTTCGATCACGTCTTCGCGAACCCAGTGAATCTCGCTGCCTTTCTGATCGCTGTCATGTTCATGGTCGATGTCTGCATGGCGACGGTAGGCTATCTGTTGACTTGCAAGCCGCTGGATTCCCACATCCGCTCGGCAAATCCGGCGCTTGCGGGCTGGCTTGCCGCGCTTATCTGCTATCCGCCCTTTGTGCTGATGGGCGGGGGCGGCCCGCTCGACTATCATGCGGGCGGCGCGGAATGGGACGTCTGGACGCAGGGCCACACGTTGCTGCAATGGTTGCTAGGCGGCTGGCTGGTGCTGTTGACCGCCGTCTACGCCTGGGCGACGGTGGTGTTCGGCATTCGCTTCTCCAACCTTACCCATCGCGGCATATTGACTCATGGTCCTTATCGCTGGACGCGTCACCCCGCCTATCTTTCGAAGAATCTCTTCTGGTGGTTTTCGGCGCTGCCCTTCCTCACGGTGTCGGGCAGCCTTACCGACATGGTACGCAACTGCGCCATGCTGGCGGTAACCAACGCCGTCTATTATTGGCGCGCGCGGACGGAGGAAGCGCATCTGTTGTCCGATCCGCACTATCGCGCCTATAGCGAATGGATGGACCGTAACGGTCCCGTGCCTCGCCTTGTTGCCTGGGCAACGGGCCGGGGGCGTACGGCCCCGGTGCCCCAGCCCGCCGAATAA
- the ruvA gene encoding Holliday junction branch migration protein RuvA, translating to MIAKLKGRLDSTGIDHAIIDVGGVGYLVGASSRTLSALGPAGEAVTVYTEMLVSEDSIRLVGFARGEERDWFRLLIGVQGVGSRVALAILSALEPAELHRAIATGDKAMVARANGVGPKLALRIVNELKDKIGAAPGAGAVLGGGMTPVAAGGLGADAISALQNLGFKPAEASSAVAQAEEELGEDATLDALVRLALRKAAK from the coding sequence ATGATCGCAAAACTCAAGGGGCGGTTGGACAGCACCGGTATCGACCATGCCATCATCGACGTGGGCGGCGTAGGCTATCTGGTCGGGGCGTCGTCCCGAACCTTGTCGGCGCTCGGGCCGGCAGGCGAAGCAGTGACGGTATACACCGAAATGCTGGTGTCCGAAGATTCGATCCGGCTGGTCGGCTTCGCGCGCGGCGAGGAGCGGGACTGGTTCCGCCTGTTGATCGGCGTTCAGGGCGTCGGGTCGCGCGTGGCGCTGGCGATACTATCGGCGCTGGAGCCCGCAGAACTGCATCGCGCCATCGCTACCGGTGACAAAGCGATGGTGGCGCGGGCCAATGGCGTAGGCCCCAAGCTCGCGCTGCGAATCGTAAACGAACTGAAGGATAAGATCGGCGCCGCGCCGGGGGCAGGCGCCGTACTCGGCGGAGGCATGACGCCGGTTGCCGCAGGAGGACTTGGCGCAGACGCAATTTCGGCGCTGCAGAATCTGGGCTTCAAACCAGCCGAGGCGAGCAGTGCGGTAGCACAGGCGGAAGAAGAACTGGGCGAGGACGCGACACTGGATGCTCTGGTGCGGCTGGCGCTCAGGAAGGCGGCGAAGTGA